A region of the Caviibacter abscessus genome:
CTAAAACATAAATAATAAATCTCAACAAATTAGAAACTATATCAGCAAAAGCTTTATTTTTAGTTCTATCAACTAAATATCCCGTATAAACTGAAAAAAATGGAGGTAATGTTTCTGAAACTGTTACTATAGATATAGCCATAATATTATTTTATAGTTTATTAGCATACGCAATTAATGCTAAATAAAAAATTGAGTCACCTATTAAAGATAAACAATCTGATATAGTTATTAATCTATAGATTTTATTCCTTAAAAATACGTTCACTTCTTACCCCTATCAAGATAATATTGTTTTGAAAAATTAACACATTCCTTTAATCTGAAACAACTAATCTCAGCTTCATTAACTTTTATGGGTTTAATGGATAAATAATCGTAAAATAACTTTTGAATTTCTAGATAATCATCATAGATATCAACCTCAATATTTTTAAATTCTACCCATTTATCTATTTCATTATGTTTCATTTTACTTTTTTCTATAATTGTTTCTCTTCCAAGAAAATTTTCTGCTAAATGAATTGATGTATTGGTTTCAAAATCTGTTCCTATCATTAAAATTTTAGCATTTAAATCATACATTTTAGACAAAGGAGAATGCAAACCAAACGGATAATTTCAAACCAATCTGAAGGTACTGGAGGATATTGCCAAGAAGCCGGATCTGAAATATCAACTGTTTGAGATGGAACAACTATAGTTCCCTCTGGACCAATTATACTAATTAAAGCTTCATATATAGCCTCGCTCCCTCCAACAACATAGCCTAAAGATGAAATTGATGAATGTACCATTAATACATCGCCTTTTTCAACCCCTACATTTAAAAATATTTTTTTTAGATCACATATTGTGATTGGTTTTAAACCTTTTTTTTCGGTCTTTGTCAAGTATTCATACATAATTATTTCCTCTATTTCTTATTTAATAAACCCTTTTTGCTTGGCTATACTTATTAATTTAGGTTGTATTTCAGGATATGTTAAATTTTTAGGTAAGTTTTTCAAAAAAACTATTTTTTCTATTTCACTGTGTAATTCTTTTTCAAATAATTTTACATCTGCAAAATATAGCATACCAAAAGTTTCAACACCTTTTACAGTAACTGAATAAATAGATATAGGAGTAATTGTATATTTTATTGCTCCTGTTTCTTCATATAATTCACGTTTTGCAGTAGTCAGAATATCTTCACCAAATTCTCTATGTCCACCTGGAATTTCTAATGTATCTCTTTTTTTGTGCTTACAAAATACAAATTCATCATTAAATTTTGTAATAATCACTGCAAACTTTAACAAACTATCTTCAACATTATCATAAAAATTTACTTTTAGCATTTCCCATTCAAGCATTCCACCTAATACATTATAGGCATCATAACCTTTTTTATTTAAGTACTTTGTTGCTATCTTACTTCTTCTTCCACTTCTGCATATGACATATACTTTCTTATTTTTATCTCCACAAAAACTTTCTATTTTATCTAATGGAATATTTTTAGAACCTTTTATATGTCCTTCCTTATATTCTTCCTCTTTTCGTACATCTATTAAAACCATATCTTCTTTTAGTTGTTCTATTTTTATACTTGGTACTGGTTTCAAAAAATCAAACATAGCTGTCCTCTAATCTCCAAAAGTTATTTTAATTTCATTTTTTTCATCAATATATTTAACAATTTTTATATCAGCATTTTCCATTATTCTTGTAGAAGCTTTTAATAATTCATGATGCTTATGTTTATCTGAGTAGTAAACTACTTTTTTTATTCCTGATTGTGTTATGGCTTTTGCACATTCATTGCAAGGATAATGAGTTACATATATTGTACTATTTTCTAAATCTTTAATACTATTTAATATTGCATTAAGCTCTGCATGAACTACATAAGGATGTTTTGTATCTAATACTTCTCCTACTTTTGTCCAAGGCATAATATCATCACTGCTTCCTCTTGGAAACCCGTTATATCCTATACCTATAATCTTGTTATTTTTTACTATGCAAGCTCCTACTTGAGTTACAGGATCTTTACTTCTTTGTGCAGACAAAAATGCTATACCCATAAAGTATTGTTCCCAACTTATGTAATCTTCTCTTTTTGACACGTTATTTCACCTCGCTTGATACTTTACCATTTTTATAAACAGTTTCTAACTTCATACCTTTTTTTAGTGTTACATCTTTTATTAATTTATTATTCACAAGTGTTATACTAAAACCTCTATCATATAATTCATTCAAATTATATTTCTCAAGCTTATTTTTCAAACTTTCAATTTTGATTTTCTTATTTTCCAATTTATTTAAAATAATACTGTCAAGATTTTTCTTTATACTTTCAATTCTTTTAATTTTTTCATCATAGTTTAATTTTAATTTCATGATTTCTTCTAGTCTTATAGTATATTTATCAATTAATTGATAGTTACTTAAAATCCTATTTGTATAAAATTCTTTAAAATAATAGTTATTTTTCAAATTATCTACTTCTTTTATTTGAAGTTTTAATTTTTGCATCAAATCAACATTTAATTTTCTTTTCATTTCTATAATCATTTTAAGAATTTCTTTTTTTTCAGGTACAACAAGCTGTGCTGCTTGAGTTGGTGTTGCTGCTCTTAAATCTGCTGCAAAGTCAGATAATAAGACATCTACCTCATGTCCTACAGCAGAAATTATTGGAAGCTTAGATTCATATATAGCTTCTATAACTTCACGCTCATTAAATGCCCATAAATCTTCTATGCTTCCACCACCACGACCTACTATTATTAAATCAAGGTCTAAATTTTTATTATTTAAAACTCTTATTCCCTCAGCTATTGATAAACCTGCACCTTCTCCTTGCACTTTCGCTGAATATACATATATATCAACATTATTATTTCTAATTTGTGTTGTATCTATAATATCATGTATTGCAGCACCTGTATGAGCTGTTACCACACCTATTTTTTTTGGATACTTGGGTATTTGCTTTTTTATTTCTTTATCAAAATATCCTTTGGCAAGATATTCTAGTTTCAATTCTTCAAGCTTTTTATATAGTTCCCCAATATTTGAAATTTTTTCAACTTTACTACAAACAATTTGAAGTGTTGCATTGACATTATATACATTTATTTTCCCATAAACTTTAACATGATCTCCCTCTTTTAAGTTTCTTGGGATATCATTTACTATATAGTTAAAACCCGCACATTTAATATTATTTTTTTCATCTTTTAATGTAAAATACATGTGCCTTTGTTGATACGTAATATTTGATACTTCTCCTTCAACACAAAAAGCTTTAAGCATCACTACACTTTCAAGATATTCTTTTATAATATTATTTATTTCTCCAACTGTATAGGTTTTCACTACATAACCTCCATAAGAATTTTATTTAATTGCGATATTTTATTTCTTATTTCAATTGCTTTTTCAAAATTAAGCTCTTTTGAATATTTTTTCATTTCTTTTTCTAATTTGGATATTTGTTTTTCTATATCTTTTATATTTTTAAATTCAACTGTATTTTCAGTAACAGTCTCTTGTTCATCATATTCTACAAGTGAATCAACAGAGCTATTAGTAACAGTTTTAGGATTAATATTATTTGCTATATTATAGTCATTTTGTATTTTTCTTCTTCTGTCAACTTCTGTTATCGCTTCTTTCATAGATTTTGTTATTGTATCTGCATAAAGTATAACTCTACCTTCAACATTTCTAGATGCTCTACCCATAGTTTGTATAAGTGATCTTCTTGATCTTAAAAATCCTTCTTTATCTGCTTCAAGTATTGCAACTAATGCTACTTCCGGTAAATCTAAACCTTCTCTAAGTAAGTTAATACCTATAAGTACATCATACTCTTTTGTTCTTAAGCCTTTTATTATTTCAACTCTTTCAATTGTATCAATATCAGAGTGCATGTATCTTACTTTAATTCCTAATTCTAAATAATAGTCAGTTAATTCCTCTGCCATTTTCTTAGTTAAAGTTGTTATTAAAACTCTTTGATTTTTTTCAACTTCCTTTTTTATTTCTTCTAGTAAATCATCAACTTGATATTTTGTTTTTCTGATTTCTATACTTGGTTCAATAAGTCCTGTAGGTCTTATTAATTGTTCCACTATTTCATCTTTAGAATTTGTAAGCTCGTAATCACTTGGTGTAGCTGAAACATATACAACTTGATTAATTTTAGCGAAAAACTCTTCTAGTCTAAGCGGTCTATTATCAAAGGCACTTGGTAGTCTAAAACCATTTTCAATTAACATGTTTTTTCTTGAATGATCCCCGTTATACATACCACCTATTTGTGGAACTGTTATATGAGACTCATCAATAAATACAATAAAATCATCAGGAAAATAGTCAATTAAAGTATCAGGAGTTTCACCTTGCTTTTTATCAGCAAGATATCTTGAATAATTTTCAATTCCTTTACAATAACCTATTTCTCTTATCATTTCCATATCATATTCTGTTCTTTGTTTTATTCTTTGTGCTTCTAATAATTTATTATTTTTTTCAAAAAAATCTACTCTTTCTTTAAGTTCTTCCTTTATTTTCATAAACATATTATGATTATCAACTGTTGATAAATAATGAGTTGCAGGCATTATTGCAAGTCTTTTTAAATTTTTAATCTTTTTACCTGTTAAAGGATTTATCTCGTACATATACTCTAAATCTTCATCAAAAAATGTAAATCTGTATGCACTATCTTGATATGGAGGCAGTAAATCAATAATATCTCCTTTTATTCTAAAAGAAGCTCTTTCAAGTACCATATCATTTCTATTATATCTAAGTTCAATAAGTCTTTTAATTAATTTTTTTCTAGAAATTCCTACTTTTTTATCAATTGGAATAACATTATCATTATATGCTTTTTTTGAACCTAAACCATAAATTGCTGAAACAGACGCTACAATAATTACATCTCTCCTTGTTAAAAGAGCTGCCGTAGCAGCGTGTCTTAATTTATCTATTTCTTCATTTATTGATGAGTCTTTCTCAATATATGTATCAGTTTGTGGAATATATGCTTCCGGTTGATAATAATCATAATATGATACAAAATATTCAACTGCATTTTCAGGAAAAAATTTTTTATACTCATTATATAATTGAGCTGCTAATGTTTTATTGGGTGCTAAAATAAGAGCAGGTCTATTTAATCTATTTATTACATTAGCAATAGTAAATGTCTTTCCTGAACCTGTAACTCCTAAAAGAATTTGCTCATATATTCCATTTTCTAAATTAGTTACAAGTTTTTCTATTGCTTGTGGTTGATCACCCGTAGGTTTAAATTTTGAGTATAATTTAAAATCCATATTAATTCATCTCATCAATTATCCATTTATTGTTTAAAAGTGTATCATATCTAAATAATATGTAACCTTTTACAGCAGAATTTTGATTTCTTATATTTTTATGTTCTCTCACTTCGCCTTTAGGCCATTCATTTACTTTATATACTCCCTCTCCAACATATAATGGGGTATTAGTTCTTTTTGATACACTACTCCACCAATTAACAAGTTTTTCATAACCTGCTTTTGGATGGTCAATATGCCAATATATTTGAGGTGCAATATAGTCAATCCAACCTTCACTCATCCATTTAACGCTGTCAGCATATAAATCATCGTATGCTTGTAATCCATTTGTATTTGAACCGCTATAATCTGTACTTTGGTTTCTCCAAATACCAAATGGACTTATTCCAAATGAAATACTTGGTTTTAATTTATGAATTGATGTAGATAAATTTTTTATTAAATCATTTACATTATTTCTTCTAAAATCTCCAAGTGTATTAAATGAACTTCCATTTTCTTGATATTCTCTAATATCAAAATCAGGGATTTTCTTAGCTCCATTAGGATATGGATAGAAATAATCATCTAAATGAACACCATCTATGTTATAGTTTTTAACTATTTCTTCTATATTATTATATAAATATTTTACAACTTCAGGTTTTCCAGGATTTAAATATAGTTTACCATCATATTCAAATACCCAATCAGGATGTTGATTTGCTACATTTTTAGAAGACAATTTACTACGATCTGTTGTCATAGCAACTCTATATGGATTTATCCATGCATGTAATTCAATATTATTTTCATGTGCTTTTTGTATAAAATATGCTAGAGGATCATAACCAGGATATTGATTTTCTATACCAGTTAAATACATAGACCAAGGTAAATTTTTTGAATTATAAAACGCATCATTTGTAGGTTTAACTTGTAAAAAGATAGCATTTAATCCCCAATTTTTAACATTTTCAACTAATTTATCAATTTCTCTTTTTTGAACCTCAGGATTATATCCTTTATTCTTTGGGAAATCTAAATTAAATACAGTTGAAACCCAAACACCTTTTAAATTAGTATTTACTTTTCTTTTACTTCTGTCAAAAACTTGTTTTGATAATTGTTCATTAGATAATATATCTTCATTACTCTTATTTCCTAATTCTGTGTCTTTACCCGGTTTTTTTTCAATTTTTTCAGTTTTTTGCTCTCCCATAACTTGTTTATAATCTTTAGAAACATATGAACATGATACTAAAAATGCTGCTAATCCTAAAGAAATTACTATTTTTTTCATATTATATTCCTTTCTTTGTAACTATGCCTACTCCATCACCGAAAGGTAAGAAGACAAAGTCATAATTTTCATTTAAATAATTAATAAATTCTTTTAATTTATTAATTATTGTTTTGTACCTTTTATTATATTCACTTTCACATATATATCCTCTAAATGCTATATTATCAATGAATATCATACCACCATCGTTAAGTCTTTCATATGATAAATTAAAAAATTCCATATTATGACTTTTTGAAGCATCAATAAAAATAAAGTCAAATTTTTTTGAAAGTTTAGGCAATATATTTAGTGCATCTCCAAGATAAATATCAGCATTTAGCCCTTCTAAATTTTTCTTTGCCATATTATATCTATCTTCATCAATTTCAATAGTTGTCAAATGTAAATTTTTAGCTAAATATTTACCAGAATAACCAATTGCACTTCCTATTTCAAGACAAGTTTTATACTTATTGTGTTTAATTAAAAATAACATAAAGTTAAGTACCTCTTCTGTTACTATAGGAACTTTATTATCAATACCATATTTTTTTACTTCTAATATATCTTTATCTTCTTTAAATAAACTTCTTGCATAAGCCGTTACTTTCTCAAAATTTTCTATCATTACAGACTCCTTTATGGTAAGTATAACACAAAATAATAAAAAATTGTATTTATTTTTACATCAAAAAAAGCCAATAAAATAGTGGTATTTTTCACTAAATTAAAGGCTTAAAATATATTTAATTATTTTTATTTACTAAATTTTCAAATATCTCAAATAATTTTTTCGCAGAATTTTCTATATCATATTCTTTTGCAAACTCAATATATTTTTTACTAAATTCTTCTTTTTCTTCAGGATGTTCTATCCAATAATCAATTTTATCTCTAAGACTATCTGAATCATTTGCTTTAAATAAATTATTCTCACTTAATGCATATTGTTTAGTTGAAGATAAATAACTATTTGATATTAAAGGAACTAAACCACTTGCAAATGCTTCCATACATGACATTCCTTCAACTTCAACATTAGCACAGTGTATGTATAAATCAGAATATGAGATTGTTTTTCTTAATTGCTCTTGAGACATAAATTCAAGTATAGCTTTATTAGGTAAACTTTCGCTTAATTTTCTATATTTATTTTCAAGTGGACCTTTACCTGCTAATATTAATTGTATTTTATCAGCATATTTTGATTTTTTTATTGCCTCAAATAAAAGTATTTGATTTTTTTCAACAGAATAACGACCTACACTTATTATTACAAATTTATCTTTAAATTGAGTTGGTTTTTCACTACGAGGTACAATTGAATCTTTATGTATACCATTAGAAATAACATGTAAATTTGAATTATACTTGTATCTTATAAGTCTTTCTTTAACTGCTTCTGTTGGACATTGAATATCACTACAATATTCATATACAAAATGTTTAAATGCCCAAGTTATTAAAACATTAGCTGGCCTAAGCCACCCTAATCCTACTGAATATGTCATATTTTCAGCATATAAATGAAATGTTCCCATACAAGGTTTATTCATCTTTTTAGCAACTCTTGCAGTATATGAACATAAATAAAACGGATCTTCAAGATGGATTATATCTGCCCATTCTACAGCTTCATATACAACGTCTTTTTTTACTTTAGCAAAAGAAAATCCTTGTTTTTTAATTATTGAATTAAAAATTGGCACTATAAGTTCAGGTAGTGGATAATCAGGAGTTCCCTTTGAACTACCTGCTAAAATTCTTATTTCATTTTCTTTTCCCATTTTTTTAAATTGCTCAACAAAACGTTGCGTAGATATACTCATACCATTGCTTTTGGAAAAGTATTCATTCATAACTATTAGTATTTTCATAGATTACCTTCTTCAATTTGATTTAAATAATCCATATTATATCATAGTTTTCATAATTCTTTAATATCTTTTTACTTTTTATCCACATTATTTAGTTATTTTTCAAATTATGTACTAAATCAACAATCTTTTCAACTGAGTAACTTTCAGATAATTTTCTCATATTATCAACTATTTCGTTATATAATTCCTTATTTTCCAATAACATTTTTACATATTTAGGTAAATCATCAATATCATTAATACTAATAGCCATTTTTTCTTCAACTAAAAATGCTGTATTTTCTTCTTCTTGTCCTGGTATAGAAAACGGAATAATCATAGGTATTTGCTTATTAATAGCTTCTGTTGAAGTAAGACCACCAGGTTTTGTGATAATAAGTTTTGACTTGTCCATAAGCTCATCAATGTTATTAACAAAACCTTTAATTTCAGTTTTACCTGATATAATTTTATCTTTAAATTTTTTTACAAGTTTTCCTCTAAGTTCTGTATTATTTCCACAAATTATTGTTATTTTTACATTTAAATCAGAATTTAATAATACGTCAACAGAATCTTCCATCTTTTTAAGACCCATTGAACCACCCATTAAAAGTATATTAAACGTTTCTGTTTCACTTTTATTTACAGTTTTAAATTCATCTCTAATAGGTATTCCATATACAAATATTTTATCACTACTTACGCCACATTTTATTAAATTTTCTTTAGTATACTCACTACCTGTAATATATGCAGTAACTCCCTTATCAACATAAATATAGTGTGCTTTAAAATCAGTAACTATTTGAACAAACGGTATTGTAATATTCTCTTCTTCAAATATTTTCATTATTAAAGGTACACTCATAGGATGTGTTGAGACAATAACTGCTGGATTATCTTCGAGAATTTTTTTCTTAACTCTATCTTTTACTTTAAAAAATAGATTTTTCATAAATATATCATTTATTAATTTTCTATTTGATATGTTATAAATAAAGCCATATGTATTTGGAAATTTATTAGCGAACGTATCATAACTCTTTGTAACAAATTCATTTGCTCTTTTAGATGTATCCATAAAAAAATCAAAAATTTCTATTTCGTCATTGCCCAATTTTAAAAATTCATTCGCTATATTTCTTGCTGCTTGATTATGTCCTGCACCTGTAGAAGCAGTTAAAATCATTATCTTCATAAATCTCCCCTTTCATATAAATGATATAATAAAAAAAAAATAAATTCAATAAGTTATTGACAAATTTTATTTAATACTGTATTATTCCTTCTGTTAGGTCGCATAGCTCAGTTGGGAGAGCACCTGCCTTACAAGCAGGGGGTCACTGGTTCGAGCCCAGTTGTGACCACCATTTTTTTGGAGGTGTAGCTCAGTTGGTTAGAGTGCTTGCCTGTCACGCAAGATGTCGCGAGTTCGAGTCTCGTCACTTCCGCCAACCCCAGATAGCTCAGTCGGTAGAGCAAAGGACTGAAAATCCTTGTGTCCGTGGTTCGATTCCGCGTCTGGGGACCATTTTAAAGAATATATTTTGAAATTAATAAAAACAGGGTTAAGCCCTGTTTATTTATTTTTGTGAACTTTCACGTTTTTTTAATAATAATTAATCAAAAATTATATATGTTTAATTTTGTCATTTTCACATTTAATATTGATTTTAGTTAAGTGAAGTGATATAATTAAAATAAAAAAAGGAAAATTAAACATTATGAATAAAAATAAAAATTTTATACTTTTATTTGTGATTTTTTTATTAAGTTATTTATTGCATCCTGTTGGGTGGTTATTTATTCTACTTTCATTTTTATTTCCACCTTTTATAATTTTTAATTTAATCATGGCATTAGTATTCGCTTCGTCACTTTGTAATGAAAATAATGATAAATAATATATATGTATATTGGGATTTGTTTACGGACACTCCCTTTTTTTATTTAATTTTTTTCTAAATTCATATTCTAAATATTCAGATAATTCTTAACCTTAATAATAACTGAAAGGGTATCTATTTCAAAATTTTAATTTATTCACAACAATTAAATTTTATACAAATTTCAACAAATTTTATTAAAATTCTGGACTTTTTCCTAAAAAAACAGTGAAATAAATTACAAAATGTAAATAAAGGAGGAATTTTATGAATAATTTTTTTCTTTTATCCCTAAAAAGTATATCTAATGAATTTCAAATTGATTTTTATAAAAATAATTTACAAAAATTTAATCCTGACAATTTTAGAATTAAAGGAATATTTGGGAGAAATGGAATAGGTAAAACTAGTATAATAAAGTCAATTGAAACTATTAAAAACATTGTTCTTTGTTTTAATTATTTACAAGAAACAGAGAATATTGTTATGTTAAGCAAATTAATTAACAATGTCACTAAAGAAATGTATGTTGAATTAGAATTTTTAGAAAATATTCATAACAAAATTAACGTATATACCCATTGTATTAAATTAATTATTAAAAATGATAATGATGTTATCACTTCAGAAGAAAAAATTTACATGAAAACAAAAAAGATACAAAAAAAAATTGAAATATTAAATGGTAAAATTTTATGCAATAATTTTTATAATATGGATTTTTTCTATCAGTATTTTTTTTATTTTTTTCATAAAATAGATAGCTCTCTATTCTTTTCAAATTGTATTTTATGTGTTTTTATGTTAGTATCTTTCATAGATATTTAACTAAAAAAAGGAGAATTAAAAAATGAAAAATATATTCACATTAAATGAACTTTTGTGGCTTATATATATAATAGTTAATTATACATTTATATTAATCGCATATAAAAAATGGGGAAAAGTCGGTATATTAATTTTTATCCCCCTATCAATAGTTGTTGCTAATATACAAGTAAATAAACTTATGACTATATTTGGTGTAGTTACAACCATGGGAAATATAGCATATGGTGGAATATTTTTAATTGAAGATATCTTATCTGAAAATTATGGTAAACAATATGCGAAAAAAGTAATTACAATTGGATTTGCAACTATGATATTTATGACAATAATAATGAGTATTGCAATACACGTTAATGTTGCTCCTGAAGATACAGCTCAACCACATTTGGTTGCATTATTTGCACCACTTTATAGACTTACATTCGCTTCTCTTACTGCTTATGGTTGCTCTTCATTAGTTGATATTTACGCATACCAAGCAATAAGAAGCTTATGGCCAAGCTTTAAAAATATATGGATAAGAAACAATTTAAGTACAATACTTAGTCAAATAGTTGATAATGTTATTTTTACCCTTGTAGCTTTTGCTGGTATATATGATTTTAAAATATTAATTAGTATTATGTTTTCAACTTACTTTTTAAAAGTTATTATTTCTACTTTAGATACTCCATTTGTATATATTGCAGCTTGGTGGAAAAAAGAAGGGAAAATTGAAGAATTTTAATGAATAGATATAGTAAAATAACTGATTATGTTAATAAAAGAGAAATTGTATTATTAAAAAGTCTTCCCTGTGATTATGGGAAATGTGCTTTTTGCAACTATATTTTAGATAATTCTACTGATGAAAATGAAATAAACAATGTAAATATGGAAATTCTTAAAAACATAACCGGTGAATTTGGAGTATTAGAAGTTATTAATTCAGCTTCTGTATTTGAATTACCTATTTCTACTTTAGAAGAAATAAGACGTATAGTATATGAAAAAAATATTAAAATACTCTACTTTGAAGCATACTTTGGTTATGTTAAAAGACTTGATGAAATAAGAAACTTTTTTTCAGATATTGAAATTCGTTTTATTATAGGAATTGAAACTTTTGATAATAAATATAGAATAAAGACTTTAAAGAAAAATTTTTACTTAACAGATAAAATTTTTGAAAAAGTAAAACAAGAATATTATACTGTTCTACTTTTAATTTGTACACAAGGGCAAACAAAAGAACAAATTCTAAATGATATAAATACAGGTTTACAAAATTTTAATATAACTACTATTAGTGTTTTTATAGACAACGGAACTAGTATAAAAAGAGATGAAAATCTTGTTAAATGGTTCATAAAAGAAATTTATCCAACAATAAAAAATAATGAAAAACTTGAAATATTAATAGATAATAAAGATTTCGGTGTTTATTCATAATTTAGGAAAGGGCTATGTATGAAAAAATTAGTATCTTGGAATGTAAATGGCTTTCGTGCTGTACTTACAAAAGGATTTATGGAATTTTTAAAAAAGGAAAATCCGGATATTATTGGCTTACAAGAAATAAAACTTCAAGACGGTCAAATTGATTTTCCATTAGAAAATTATTATACTTATTGGAATTATGCACAAAAAAAAGGATATTCAGGAACAGCTGTTTTTACAAAAGAAAAACC
Encoded here:
- the xseA gene encoding exodeoxyribonuclease VII large subunit gives rise to the protein MKTYTVGEINNIIKEYLESVVMLKAFCVEGEVSNITYQQRHMYFTLKDEKNNIKCAGFNYIVNDIPRNLKEGDHVKVYGKINVYNVNATLQIVCSKVEKISNIGELYKKLEELKLEYLAKGYFDKEIKKQIPKYPKKIGVVTAHTGAAIHDIIDTTQIRNNNVDIYVYSAKVQGEGAGLSIAEGIRVLNNKNLDLDLIIVGRGGGSIEDLWAFNEREVIEAIYESKLPIISAVGHEVDVLLSDFAADLRAATPTQAAQLVVPEKKEILKMIIEMKRKLNVDLMQKLKLQIKEVDNLKNNYYFKEFYTNRILSNYQLIDKYTIRLEEIMKLKLNYDEKIKRIESIKKNLDSIILNKLENKKIKIESLKNKLEKYNLNELYDRGFSITLVNNKLIKDVTLKKGMKLETVYKNGKVSSEVK
- a CDS encoding O-methyltransferase, whose translation is MIENFEKVTAYARSLFKEDKDILEVKKYGIDNKVPIVTEEVLNFMLFLIKHNKYKTCLEIGSAIGYSGKYLAKNLHLTTIEIDEDRYNMAKKNLEGLNADIYLGDALNILPKLSKKFDFIFIDASKSHNMEFFNLSYERLNDGGMIFIDNIAFRGYICESEYNKRYKTIINKLKEFINYLNENYDFVFLPFGDGVGIVTKKGI
- a CDS encoding AAC(3) family N-acetyltransferase, with protein sequence MYEYLTKTEKKGLKPITICDLKKIFLNVGVEKGDVLMVHSSISSLGYVVGGSEAIYEALISIIGPEGTIVVPSQTVDISDPASWQYPPVPSDWFEIIRLVCILLCLKCMI
- a CDS encoding glycosyltransferase yields the protein MKILIVMNEYFSKSNGMSISTQRFVEQFKKMGKENEIRILAGSSKGTPDYPLPELIVPIFNSIIKKQGFSFAKVKKDVVYEAVEWADIIHLEDPFYLCSYTARVAKKMNKPCMGTFHLYAENMTYSVGLGWLRPANVLITWAFKHFVYEYCSDIQCPTEAVKERLIRYKYNSNLHVISNGIHKDSIVPRSEKPTQFKDKFVIISVGRYSVEKNQILLFEAIKKSKYADKIQLILAGKGPLENKYRKLSESLPNKAILEFMSQEQLRKTISYSDLYIHCANVEVEGMSCMEAFASGLVPLISNSYLSSTKQYALSENNLFKANDSDSLRDKIDYWIEHPEEKEEFSKKYIEFAKEYDIENSAKKLFEIFENLVNKNN
- a CDS encoding glycoside hydrolase family 10 protein, producing the protein MKKIVISLGLAAFLVSCSYVSKDYKQVMGEQKTEKIEKKPGKDTELGNKSNEDILSNEQLSKQVFDRSKRKVNTNLKGVWVSTVFNLDFPKNKGYNPEVQKREIDKLVENVKNWGLNAIFLQVKPTNDAFYNSKNLPWSMYLTGIENQYPGYDPLAYFIQKAHENNIELHAWINPYRVAMTTDRSKLSSKNVANQHPDWVFEYDGKLYLNPGKPEVVKYLYNNIEEIVKNYNIDGVHLDDYFYPYPNGAKKIPDFDIREYQENGSSFNTLGDFRRNNVNDLIKNLSTSIHKLKPSISFGISPFGIWRNQSTDYSGSNTNGLQAYDDLYADSVKWMSEGWIDYIAPQIYWHIDHPKAGYEKLVNWWSSVSKRTNTPLYVGEGVYKVNEWPKGEVREHKNIRNQNSAVKGYILFRYDTLLNNKWIIDEMN
- a CDS encoding rhodanese-like domain-containing protein translates to MFDFLKPVPSIKIEQLKEDMVLIDVRKEEEYKEGHIKGSKNIPLDKIESFCGDKNKKVYVICRSGRRSKIATKYLNKKGYDAYNVLGGMLEWEMLKVNFYDNVEDSLLKFAVIITKFNDEFVFCKHKKRDTLEIPGGHREFGEDILTTAKRELYEETGAIKYTITPISIYSVTVKGVETFGMLYFADVKLFEKELHSEIEKIVFLKNLPKNLTYPEIQPKLISIAKQKGFIK
- a CDS encoding deoxycytidylate deaminase, coding for MGIAFLSAQRSKDPVTQVGACIVKNNKIIGIGYNGFPRGSSDDIMPWTKVGEVLDTKHPYVVHAELNAILNSIKDLENSTIYVTHYPCNECAKAITQSGIKKVVYYSDKHKHHELLKASTRIMENADIKIVKYIDEKNEIKITFGD
- the uvrB gene encoding excinuclease ABC subunit UvrB, which translates into the protein MDFKLYSKFKPTGDQPQAIEKLVTNLENGIYEQILLGVTGSGKTFTIANVINRLNRPALILAPNKTLAAQLYNEYKKFFPENAVEYFVSYYDYYQPEAYIPQTDTYIEKDSSINEEIDKLRHAATAALLTRRDVIIVASVSAIYGLGSKKAYNDNVIPIDKKVGISRKKLIKRLIELRYNRNDMVLERASFRIKGDIIDLLPPYQDSAYRFTFFDEDLEYMYEINPLTGKKIKNLKRLAIMPATHYLSTVDNHNMFMKIKEELKERVDFFEKNNKLLEAQRIKQRTEYDMEMIREIGYCKGIENYSRYLADKKQGETPDTLIDYFPDDFIVFIDESHITVPQIGGMYNGDHSRKNMLIENGFRLPSAFDNRPLRLEEFFAKINQVVYVSATPSDYELTNSKDEIVEQLIRPTGLIEPSIEIRKTKYQVDDLLEEIKKEVEKNQRVLITTLTKKMAEELTDYYLELGIKVRYMHSDIDTIERVEIIKGLRTKEYDVLIGINLLREGLDLPEVALVAILEADKEGFLRSRRSLIQTMGRASRNVEGRVILYADTITKSMKEAITEVDRRRKIQNDYNIANNINPKTVTNSSVDSLVEYDEQETVTENTVEFKNIKDIEKQISKLEKEMKKYSKELNFEKAIEIRNKISQLNKILMEVM
- a CDS encoding AAC(3) family N-acetyltransferase — encoded protein: MYDLNAKILMIGTDFETNTSIHLAENFLGRETIIEKSKMKHNEIDKWVEFKNIEVDIYDDYLEIQKLFYDYLSIKPIKVNEAEISCFRLKECVNFSKQYYLDRGKK